In Brevibacillus brevis NBRC 100599, a single genomic region encodes these proteins:
- a CDS encoding dihydroorotate dehydrogenase yields the protein MPDWSYQTIFRPLLFLMPPERARSITLKSIGTLAKIPGGPSIIEWMGHMEPPSQLSKTMGPVTFPTPVGLGAGLDTECIAIQALSKFGFGFLELGPVSKEPIVSHGTVQRDITAMNIHYSGHLVNNGIYSLLRRLTGSAGIKIPIGVRLACQPETSLREATEELQELIGKLEHICSFFTIDTRANLGQPEWSHTAWKEHFSCLRSQTDLPLLLAIPPSLSETEALPILTSAKEAGLNGLVVAGGIIQEDSSCANTFVYTTGRSSHKQAVKFVSWTREQWPDALIIGSGGVLEPQDALTFLAAGADFVQLHSGLVYSGPGLPKRINEAILQTQPATNPPQEKRPAFLFPSWVWGILLGLGMMIGGALALLVAATTVVLPYDERFLGMSANQLAFLNAQILSFMSHDRVSLAGTMISIGILYSQLAYHGLRKELHWTRTILLVSGAVGFSSIFLFIGYGYFDYLHAILALVLFPMFLLALRTPAKVHLTRLPPQLHNDRDWRMALWGQLLFVIIGFGLTGAGIIISIIGVTGVFVPSDLVFLCVSADTLQSYNERLIPVIAHDRAGFGGALVSNGLAVLLISLWGIRRGEAWIWWTLFLAGIPGFVSGIGIHFTVGYVDFIHLLPAYVAVLIFLIALVLLKPYLCRTIE from the coding sequence ATGCCAGACTGGTCGTATCAAACGATATTTCGGCCACTTCTCTTTCTCATGCCACCCGAACGGGCCAGATCGATTACCTTGAAATCAATCGGTACTTTGGCCAAAATTCCGGGTGGTCCGTCCATCATCGAATGGATGGGACATATGGAGCCACCCTCGCAGCTCTCCAAAACAATGGGCCCAGTCACGTTCCCTACCCCAGTCGGGTTGGGTGCAGGATTGGACACAGAATGCATCGCCATTCAGGCGCTGTCCAAATTCGGCTTCGGGTTTCTAGAGCTAGGACCTGTGTCCAAAGAACCGATCGTTTCTCATGGCACCGTTCAACGCGACATTACCGCCATGAATATCCACTATTCCGGTCATTTGGTAAATAATGGTATATATAGCCTTCTGAGGCGCCTGACGGGGTCTGCTGGCATCAAAATTCCGATCGGAGTCAGATTGGCCTGCCAACCAGAAACCAGCCTGAGAGAAGCCACAGAAGAGCTTCAGGAGCTGATCGGCAAATTAGAGCACATCTGTTCGTTTTTCACAATTGATACGCGCGCGAATTTGGGACAGCCAGAATGGAGCCATACAGCGTGGAAGGAACATTTTTCCTGTTTGCGCAGCCAAACGGATCTACCTCTCTTGCTGGCGATTCCTCCGAGCCTTTCAGAAACGGAAGCACTCCCGATTCTCACCTCGGCAAAAGAAGCAGGACTCAACGGTCTAGTTGTCGCTGGCGGCATCATTCAGGAAGATTCATCATGCGCGAACACCTTTGTTTACACCACGGGGAGGAGTTCACACAAACAAGCGGTTAAATTTGTCTCCTGGACACGAGAACAGTGGCCAGATGCTCTTATCATTGGATCAGGTGGGGTTCTGGAGCCACAAGATGCTCTGACCTTTCTGGCAGCGGGTGCCGACTTTGTGCAGTTGCACAGTGGCTTGGTCTATTCTGGACCTGGCTTGCCAAAACGAATTAATGAAGCCATCTTGCAAACACAACCAGCCACAAACCCTCCACAAGAAAAGCGACCTGCTTTTTTATTTCCTTCTTGGGTATGGGGCATCTTGTTGGGCTTGGGCATGATGATCGGCGGGGCACTTGCCTTGCTGGTCGCCGCAACAACCGTCGTCCTCCCCTACGACGAACGCTTTCTCGGGATGTCAGCCAACCAGCTTGCATTTTTAAATGCGCAAATCCTCTCTTTTATGTCGCACGATCGGGTAAGTCTGGCAGGAACGATGATATCCATAGGAATTTTGTATAGCCAACTGGCTTACCATGGCCTACGTAAAGAGCTTCACTGGACGCGGACCATCTTGCTCGTCTCCGGAGCCGTTGGATTTTCCAGCATCTTTTTATTTATTGGATATGGGTACTTCGATTACTTGCACGCGATTTTAGCGCTCGTATTGTTCCCCATGTTTTTGCTCGCATTACGGACACCAGCGAAGGTTCATTTGACTCGCCTACCTCCTCAGCTTCACAATGATCGAGATTGGCGAATGGCACTATGGGGACAGTTGCTCTTTGTCATCATCGGATTTGGTTTAACAGGGGCTGGTATCATCATTTCGATCATCGGCGTCACTGGTGTCTTCGTTCCTTCCGACCTCGTCTTTCTCTGCGTGTCAGCTGATACCTTGCAGTCTTACAACGAGCGATTAATTCCGGTCATTGCTCATGACCGTGCTGGCTTTGGCGGGGCATTAGTTTCGAATGGCCTAGCCGTCTTGCTGATCAGTCTTTGGGGGATCAGGCGAGGAGAAGCGTGGATTTGGTGGACATTGTTTTTAGCAGGCATTCCAGGCTTTGTTTCTGGCATAGGCATACATTTTACCGTTGGCTATGTTGATTTTATTCATCTCTTGCCTGCTTATGTGGCCGTCCTTATATTTCTCATAGCACTTGTCCTTTTGAAGCCATATTTATGCCGGACAATCGAGTAG
- a CDS encoding GapA-binding peptide SR1P — protein MGTIVCQTCGTIIEHFESNSVKTLYAVCNCDCRPGERQEKE, from the coding sequence ATGGGAACTATCGTATGTCAGACTTGCGGAACCATCATCGAGCATTTTGAAAGTAACTCAGTGAAAACGCTTTATGCGGTGTGCAACTGTGACTGCCGACCTGGTGAAAGACAGGAAAAAGAATAA
- a CDS encoding alpha/beta hydrolase: protein MGVHKWSANDSRGAIVLVHGTGEHHGRYEHVAAYFNQAGWDVYAEDLPGWGRSPGRRGHIQSFEDYLSRVREWTSTALADASGEKPVFLMGHSLGGLIATRFIQTDERSNELAGLILTSPCMKLKLAVPAWKEQLAQFLDRVWPTLVMPNGITPDMVSRDEAVQAAYRNDPLNYSKVSVRWFTELNRSMEKAWEERNRIKHPVLVLQAGADTLVDADAVEQFTAGLSDRQTFERFAGLRHEILNEPEKEEVLQKIVTWLNDNIPL, encoded by the coding sequence ATGGGTGTACATAAATGGTCGGCCAATGATTCTCGTGGAGCCATTGTTCTCGTCCATGGAACGGGAGAGCATCATGGGCGTTATGAGCATGTAGCAGCTTACTTCAATCAGGCAGGCTGGGACGTATATGCGGAAGATTTGCCGGGATGGGGACGCTCTCCTGGGAGGCGGGGGCATATTCAATCATTCGAAGACTATTTGTCCCGTGTACGTGAGTGGACGAGTACCGCTCTTGCCGATGCATCAGGGGAGAAGCCAGTATTTTTAATGGGGCATAGTCTGGGTGGTCTCATCGCGACTCGCTTTATTCAGACGGATGAGCGGAGCAATGAGTTGGCAGGGTTAATTCTCACATCTCCATGCATGAAGCTCAAATTGGCTGTACCGGCGTGGAAGGAGCAATTGGCACAATTTCTCGATCGGGTCTGGCCAACCCTTGTCATGCCGAATGGAATCACTCCCGATATGGTATCGCGTGACGAAGCTGTTCAGGCTGCTTATCGGAACGATCCGCTCAATTATTCCAAGGTAAGTGTCAGATGGTTCACGGAATTAAACCGATCTATGGAAAAGGCGTGGGAGGAAAGAAATCGAATCAAGCATCCAGTCCTTGTTTTGCAGGCTGGTGCTGATACATTGGTTGATGCGGATGCTGTGGAGCAGTTTACAGCCGGCCTTTCAGACAGACAAACCTTTGAGCGATTCGCAGGCTTGCGACACGAAATTTTGAATGAGCCTGAAAAGGAAGAAGTCTTGCAAAAAATCGTGACCTGGTTGAATGACAATATTCCATTGTAA
- a CDS encoding DUF3055 domain-containing protein, giving the protein MEHYDHLYDVSENANVRFLGFISEGTRYDFGMVFTHKFYGKPLVICMQTGQSTLLSSEDAVNPGYLQKIFRLDSENEAVALAEFFQEHLPSIPFEENQY; this is encoded by the coding sequence ATGGAGCACTACGACCACTTATACGACGTATCGGAGAATGCTAATGTACGTTTTCTCGGTTTTATTTCAGAGGGAACACGATACGACTTTGGCATGGTATTTACACACAAGTTTTATGGGAAGCCGTTGGTGATCTGTATGCAGACAGGGCAATCGACTCTTCTCAGTTCTGAAGATGCGGTGAATCCAGGATACCTGCAAAAAATTTTCAGGCTGGATTCGGAGAACGAGGCAGTCGCGCTTGCTGAGTTTTTTCAGGAGCATTTACCATCCATTCCATTTGAAGAAAATCAGTATTAG
- a CDS encoding MarR family winged helix-turn-helix transcriptional regulator: MQEASIRHVFEALNTMRAIDVVNKEDWERAAKEAELDSSVQLNILWIIYCYEGVRVTQIADWTFWHPSSIVIHIKKLMEKGMVTIEKSELDGRVVHVYPTEKGKEVLEASRRSVPDIFRLTYALEKMEERYSTAVVELFFECLSFVAQSLHGAEKVRWIQEGEDRVMNPTRLVNDAVWVAKT, from the coding sequence ATGCAGGAGGCCTCAATTAGACATGTATTCGAAGCTTTAAACACCATGCGCGCCATCGATGTGGTGAACAAAGAAGACTGGGAGCGGGCAGCGAAGGAAGCTGAATTGGATTCCTCCGTGCAGTTAAACATTCTCTGGATCATCTACTGTTATGAAGGTGTACGCGTCACGCAAATTGCAGATTGGACCTTCTGGCATCCCTCTTCGATTGTCATTCATATCAAGAAATTAATGGAGAAAGGCATGGTGACCATCGAAAAGTCGGAGTTGGATGGGCGTGTGGTTCACGTATACCCGACTGAAAAAGGAAAAGAAGTATTGGAAGCCAGTCGAAGAAGTGTACCAGATATTTTTAGATTGACGTATGCATTGGAGAAAATGGAGGAACGATACAGTACAGCAGTAGTTGAACTGTTCTTTGAATGTCTCTCCTTTGTCGCGCAATCGTTGCATGGTGCAGAAAAAGTAAGATGGATTCAAGAAGGCGAAGACAGGGTCATGAACCCGACACGTCTGGTAAATGATGCTGTTTGGGTGGCAAAAACGTAA
- a CDS encoding DUF1885 family protein — MKLQSAYIYFVDGSTAASASIDDVKAKFTRYVDMTTKTGKQLGWTYADAAFPYTLEERPDGKDAWFLLKGKDPNMYKAIVVGVGSKNENGSEKHYIQVSLPESATHGDKNKANEYCRYLARDYKAELHLFNNRIQYFQPRKP, encoded by the coding sequence GTGAAACTTCAATCGGCCTACATCTATTTCGTTGATGGTTCTACCGCAGCATCTGCAAGTATTGACGACGTGAAAGCCAAGTTTACGCGATACGTTGACATGACCACAAAAACTGGAAAGCAGTTGGGCTGGACCTATGCTGACGCCGCTTTCCCTTACACCCTAGAAGAACGCCCTGACGGAAAGGACGCGTGGTTCCTTCTCAAAGGAAAAGACCCAAATATGTACAAAGCCATCGTTGTTGGAGTCGGGAGCAAAAATGAAAACGGTTCCGAAAAGCACTACATACAAGTGTCCCTCCCTGAATCAGCCACACATGGCGACAAAAACAAGGCAAATGAGTACTGTCGATACTTGGCACGTGATTATAAAGCAGAGCTCCACCTCTTCAACAACCGCATTCAATATTTCCAACCTCGAAAGCCATAA
- a CDS encoding glycoside hydrolase family 73 protein, with protein MDAQAFIQLIADHARKSYQNHRVFPSITIAQAVLESGWGQKVPVDPATGTSSYNLFGIKGTGPAGSVTIESKEVENGKTVTRTSQFRAYENYQQSMEDHAQFLRKPTYKNVLAATTPAQAAQALEEAGYATDPAYAEKLTRLIQTYNLTQYDQFGPEEPQSIPPWKRELGNRALQEGLLTSPDWLNKLDEPMPVWAVLAIALRLLDKQREKP; from the coding sequence ATGGATGCCCAAGCATTTATTCAGCTGATTGCTGACCACGCCAGAAAGTCTTATCAGAACCATCGTGTATTCCCCTCCATTACAATAGCGCAAGCCGTACTCGAGTCAGGTTGGGGTCAAAAAGTACCTGTTGACCCTGCCACTGGGACATCCTCGTACAACCTCTTTGGAATAAAGGGAACGGGACCTGCTGGCTCTGTCACCATCGAAAGCAAAGAGGTGGAAAACGGAAAGACGGTTACACGTACTTCCCAGTTCCGCGCTTATGAAAATTATCAGCAATCCATGGAGGACCATGCCCAGTTTCTACGCAAGCCCACTTACAAAAACGTGCTTGCAGCCACGACTCCCGCACAAGCCGCACAGGCTTTAGAGGAAGCTGGCTACGCTACCGATCCTGCGTACGCTGAAAAGCTGACGCGCCTCATTCAGACGTACAACTTGACCCAGTACGATCAATTCGGCCCGGAAGAGCCACAATCGATTCCTCCCTGGAAACGGGAGCTAGGAAATCGTGCGTTACAGGAGGGCTTGCTGACCTCGCCCGATTGGCTAAATAAGCTAGATGAACCAATGCCAGTATGGGCTGTTTTAGCAATTGCCCTGCGACTGCTGGACAAACAGCGAGAGAAGCCATGA
- a CDS encoding DUF4912 domain-containing protein produces the protein METNPPRSSTDVEGPSIRIAWKDEQSIQAEWSMTKEFEQEIERKFAIPFAELPFVLRLFDVTYRKEIRNDGTDLYTDFDINHRSSEWILYGVTQGLEYCVDLGIRMVDGRFYSLSRSQMI, from the coding sequence ATGGAGACAAATCCCCCGCGATCGTCCACGGATGTAGAAGGCCCGAGTATACGCATTGCCTGGAAAGATGAGCAGTCCATTCAGGCAGAGTGGAGCATGACGAAGGAGTTCGAGCAAGAAATAGAGCGAAAGTTTGCTATTCCATTTGCTGAACTGCCTTTTGTCCTACGCCTTTTTGATGTGACGTACCGCAAAGAGATCCGAAATGATGGCACTGACCTTTACACTGATTTTGATATCAACCACCGTTCTTCCGAATGGATTTTGTACGGAGTCACGCAAGGATTGGAATATTGCGTCGATCTGGGAATTCGGATGGTGGACGGAAGGTTTTATTCGCTGTCCAGGTCTCAAATGATTTGA
- a CDS encoding N-acetyldiaminopimelate deacetylase: protein MTTSLFTQIRRDLHQIPEPGFAEVKTQQYLLDYLKKLPQERIEIKTWRTGILVKLAGTKPKRLIAWRTDMDGLPIVEETSYPFRSLHEGYMHACGHDMHMAIALGLLTHFTEHSIADDLLFLFQPAEEGPGGAWPMMESEEFAEWRPDCIFALHIAPEYPVGQIATKPGILFANTSELYIDLVGKGGHAAFPHKANDMVVAGSHLVTQLQSIISRNIDPLDSAVVTIGKLESGTKQNIIAEKSRLEGTIRTFSMESMALVKSRIESLVKGVEIGFDCQATIDYGVGYCQVYNEEQLTTDFMQWVQEQCDDVTLITCKEAMTGEDFGYFLKEIPGFLFWLGVQTPYGLHHSKIEPNEDAIEVAIRLVSRYFTWLSQQE, encoded by the coding sequence ATGACGACTTCCTTGTTTACACAAATTCGCCGAGATTTGCACCAAATACCGGAGCCAGGCTTCGCGGAAGTGAAGACGCAACAATACTTGCTCGATTATTTGAAAAAGCTGCCTCAGGAGCGAATCGAGATCAAAACGTGGCGGACAGGCATTTTGGTCAAGCTGGCAGGAACAAAGCCAAAACGACTAATTGCCTGGCGGACGGATATGGATGGCCTACCGATCGTAGAGGAAACGTCCTATCCGTTTCGATCGCTTCATGAAGGGTATATGCATGCTTGCGGCCATGACATGCATATGGCAATCGCTCTTGGCCTCCTGACGCATTTTACTGAGCATTCGATCGCAGATGATTTGCTGTTCCTCTTCCAGCCGGCAGAAGAAGGCCCTGGCGGTGCTTGGCCGATGATGGAAAGTGAAGAGTTTGCAGAGTGGCGACCGGACTGCATTTTTGCCCTGCATATCGCGCCAGAATATCCGGTTGGTCAAATTGCAACAAAGCCAGGAATTTTGTTTGCCAACACTTCTGAGTTGTACATTGATCTGGTCGGCAAAGGGGGGCATGCAGCCTTCCCTCACAAGGCGAATGACATGGTGGTTGCAGGAAGCCATCTGGTGACACAGCTTCAATCGATTATTTCGCGCAATATCGATCCATTGGATTCTGCCGTCGTAACGATTGGCAAGCTGGAGAGCGGGACGAAGCAAAACATTATCGCGGAGAAGTCCAGGCTAGAAGGGACGATCCGAACCTTTTCGATGGAATCGATGGCACTTGTCAAAAGCCGCATTGAATCTCTCGTAAAGGGAGTGGAAATAGGCTTTGATTGCCAGGCAACGATTGACTATGGCGTTGGCTACTGCCAGGTTTACAACGAGGAGCAGCTAACGACAGACTTCATGCAATGGGTACAGGAGCAATGTGATGATGTAACTCTCATCACCTGCAAGGAAGCTATGACCGGAGAAGACTTCGGGTACTTTTTGAAAGAAATCCCCGGCTTTTTATTCTGGCTGGGTGTGCAAACGCCATACGGCTTGCACCATTCCAAAATTGAGCCCAATGAAGACGCGATCGAGGTTGCTATTCGACTGGTCTCCCGGTATTTTACTTGGCTTTCTCAACAGGAGTAG
- a CDS encoding aspartate aminotransferase family protein, translating into MDWRSLDEQYIVSSYKRIPIAIEKGEGNYLYDTNGKSYLDLFTGLAVNVLGHSHPRIVQALREQGERFLHISNVFLNKPAIRLAERLVANSISGKVFFTNSGAEATESAIKLIHKWTKNEGAGREGIVVLRNSFHGRTLGAVRLTRQAHVYQDFPQPAFPVYELDVEDTAGLRAICQEARPAAVLMEPVLGSGGVVPLTEAFLREVAAICEQEGMLFVMDEIQTGMGRTGKLFAYEHAGVTPDLILFAKGIGGGLPLGGVIAGPKLMNQFKPGDHGTTFAPSPLSAALGNVVLDELLNPAFIPHVEEVIAYLWSGLEALRTRLPDQLQSLRGKGLMVGIPLSSTPEEVSHLQQALLDEGILVDVTQKTIVRLLPPLTLTKADVDRFLAVFEEQLTARTGSKKEA; encoded by the coding sequence ATGGACTGGCGTTCGCTCGATGAACAATATATCGTCTCCTCTTATAAAAGAATTCCGATTGCCATAGAGAAAGGCGAAGGAAATTACTTGTACGATACGAATGGGAAGAGTTATCTCGACTTGTTTACTGGACTCGCGGTAAACGTTTTGGGGCATTCTCATCCGCGCATTGTACAGGCTCTGCGTGAGCAGGGAGAGCGCTTCTTGCATATTTCCAATGTATTTTTAAACAAGCCGGCTATTCGATTAGCGGAGCGTTTGGTTGCGAACAGCATCAGCGGTAAGGTGTTTTTCACCAACTCTGGTGCGGAGGCCACAGAGTCTGCGATCAAGCTGATTCATAAATGGACGAAAAACGAGGGAGCAGGTCGTGAAGGCATCGTTGTTTTACGCAACAGCTTTCACGGGCGAACACTTGGAGCAGTACGTCTGACGAGGCAGGCTCACGTCTATCAAGACTTTCCTCAGCCAGCTTTTCCTGTTTATGAACTGGATGTGGAGGACACGGCAGGATTGCGAGCGATTTGCCAGGAGGCAAGACCCGCTGCGGTCCTTATGGAGCCAGTCTTGGGTTCCGGCGGTGTCGTACCACTAACAGAAGCGTTCTTGCGAGAGGTAGCTGCCATCTGTGAACAAGAAGGCATGCTCTTTGTCATGGACGAAATCCAGACAGGAATGGGCAGAACAGGAAAGCTGTTTGCTTATGAGCATGCAGGCGTAACGCCAGATCTCATCCTATTCGCCAAAGGCATAGGGGGAGGGCTTCCACTCGGCGGTGTCATCGCTGGTCCAAAGCTGATGAACCAGTTCAAACCGGGGGATCACGGAACGACATTTGCACCATCGCCATTGTCTGCTGCCCTGGGGAATGTCGTGTTGGACGAATTGCTTAATCCAGCCTTCATCCCTCATGTAGAAGAAGTGATTGCGTACCTGTGGTCGGGTTTGGAAGCGTTGCGAACGCGTCTTCCAGATCAACTGCAATCTCTTCGCGGAAAAGGCTTGATGGTTGGAATTCCGCTCTCTTCCACCCCGGAAGAGGTAAGCCACTTGCAGCAAGCATTGCTTGACGAAGGAATCCTTGTAGACGTGACGCAGAAAACGATTGTTCGTCTGCTTCCGCCACTGACGTTGACAAAAGCCGATGTCGACCGTTTCCTTGCTGTGTTTGAAGAGCAATTAACAGCAAGAACAGGTTCGAAAAAGGAGGCGTAG
- the dapD gene encoding 2,3,4,5-tetrahydropyridine-2,6-dicarboxylate N-acetyltransferase: MNMMDANEIIAFIQKSEKKTPVKVYVKGNLEGIDFGASSKAFITGPTGVVFGEWKEIEPVLAANADKIEDYVVESDRRNSAIPLLDTKGIQARIEPGAIIRDQVTIGNNAVIMMGASINIGAVIGEGTMIDMNVVVGGRGTIGKNCHIGAGSVIAGVIEPPSAQPVVVEDDVVIGANAVILEGVRVGKGAVVAAGAVVIEDVPPYVVVAGTPARVIKQIDEKTRSKTEIKQELRQL; the protein is encoded by the coding sequence ATGAACATGATGGATGCTAACGAAATTATCGCGTTTATTCAAAAAAGCGAAAAGAAAACACCTGTGAAGGTATATGTGAAAGGGAACCTGGAAGGAATCGACTTTGGTGCGAGCTCCAAAGCCTTCATTACTGGTCCGACTGGTGTTGTTTTTGGTGAGTGGAAAGAGATTGAGCCAGTACTCGCTGCTAACGCAGACAAAATTGAAGATTATGTAGTAGAAAGCGATCGTCGCAACTCCGCTATTCCATTGCTGGATACAAAAGGGATTCAAGCGCGTATTGAGCCAGGCGCAATTATCCGTGACCAAGTGACAATCGGTAACAATGCGGTCATCATGATGGGTGCTTCCATTAACATCGGTGCAGTGATCGGTGAAGGTACGATGATTGATATGAATGTTGTAGTAGGTGGACGTGGAACCATCGGGAAAAACTGCCACATCGGTGCTGGATCGGTTATCGCAGGCGTTATCGAGCCGCCGTCTGCACAGCCAGTTGTTGTCGAGGATGATGTTGTCATCGGAGCAAATGCTGTCATTCTGGAAGGTGTACGCGTAGGAAAAGGTGCTGTTGTTGCAGCAGGTGCTGTCGTCATTGAAGATGTACCTCCATACGTAGTAGTTGCGGGAACACCTGCACGTGTGATCAAGCAAATCGATGAAAAAACTCGTTCCAAGACAGAGATCAAGCAGGAGCTACGTCAGCTGTAA
- a CDS encoding flavodoxin: MSILMVYASMTGNTQEIAEAIAEGIRSTGAELEIKEVMDANAKELEAYDGILLGAYTWGDGELPDECLDFYEEMDDIDLSGKKVVAFGSCDSAYEHVGAAVDILLKKASERGAETPLEGLKIELSPTAKEVETCKAFGVSFAELLG, encoded by the coding sequence ATGAGCATTTTGATGGTATACGCGAGCATGACAGGGAATACACAGGAAATTGCTGAAGCAATTGCAGAAGGTATTCGTTCAACTGGTGCTGAGCTGGAGATAAAAGAAGTAATGGACGCGAATGCAAAAGAACTCGAGGCTTACGACGGAATCTTGCTTGGTGCCTACACATGGGGCGATGGCGAACTTCCAGATGAATGCCTGGATTTCTATGAGGAGATGGACGATATTGACCTTAGTGGGAAAAAGGTTGTTGCTTTTGGCTCTTGCGATTCCGCTTACGAGCATGTCGGTGCAGCTGTTGATATTTTGCTGAAAAAGGCGAGTGAGCGTGGCGCAGAAACTCCTCTGGAAGGTTTGAAAATCGAGCTTTCTCCTACAGCAAAAGAAGTGGAAACTTGCAAAGCATTCGGGGTATCGTTTGCTGAATTGCTCGGCTAA
- a CDS encoding GNAT family N-acetyltransferase, which translates to MPLHTDEILLRPLHQQDAAELLELRLRNHEFLQPFEPIRPASFLTLPAQQEQISQAQNDFERGTAYAFGVFSRESEKMIGRVALSNVARGAWQNATIGYFMDQTCNGKGYTTLAVNLALRFALTDIGLHRVQAAVMPRNQASIRVLEKNRFRQEGLSLRYLQINGVWEDHLIYALTAEEWSV; encoded by the coding sequence ATGCCACTACATACAGACGAGATTCTGTTACGGCCTCTCCACCAACAAGACGCAGCCGAGCTCCTAGAGCTTCGGCTGCGTAATCATGAATTTCTCCAACCATTTGAACCGATCCGCCCCGCTTCATTTCTGACCCTTCCAGCACAGCAAGAACAGATTTCACAAGCACAGAATGATTTTGAACGTGGTACTGCCTATGCTTTTGGTGTATTCTCCCGGGAATCTGAAAAGATGATTGGACGTGTAGCGTTGTCGAATGTCGCACGCGGCGCATGGCAAAATGCGACGATTGGCTACTTCATGGATCAGACCTGCAATGGCAAAGGCTATACAACACTAGCTGTAAATCTTGCCCTTCGCTTTGCTTTAACGGATATTGGGCTACACAGGGTACAAGCGGCTGTCATGCCTCGCAACCAAGCTTCCATTCGTGTCTTGGAAAAAAACCGTTTTCGCCAGGAGGGGCTATCGTTACGCTATTTGCAAATTAACGGTGTATGGGAGGACCATCTCATCTACGCTCTTACTGCTGAGGAGTGGTCTGTGTAA
- a CDS encoding EcsC family protein, with product MLGLKESRETLVTALREVEDWEKDQNDLWFWEKLGRLPFVLLDRITPAFVQEKLGKAVDEMAAFLETGGTYLVQDESIYKWFDKRLEGYGSSVIGKEEIAAVPLTIMNDVAMELKDSRANFATVQGATTGFGGIFTLAIDIPLLMGTSLKVLQEMALAYGYRPEEKRERLFVVKCLQFASSDIVGKKAILAELSRFDEPSAQREVMAQLQGWREVVVTYTENFGWKKLFQMVPIAGILFGAYLNRSTVKDVAEAGMMLYRKRRILERLREIEKSMEITQTTPQQ from the coding sequence TTGTTGGGGTTGAAAGAGTCTAGGGAGACATTGGTTACGGCCTTACGCGAAGTGGAGGACTGGGAGAAGGATCAGAACGACTTGTGGTTCTGGGAAAAGCTTGGCAGACTTCCTTTTGTTCTCTTGGATCGGATTACGCCTGCATTTGTTCAGGAGAAGCTGGGAAAAGCCGTAGATGAAATGGCAGCCTTTCTCGAGACAGGTGGGACTTATTTGGTGCAGGATGAATCCATATACAAGTGGTTTGACAAACGCTTAGAGGGATACGGTTCTTCTGTAATTGGCAAGGAGGAGATTGCTGCTGTACCGCTTACAATCATGAATGATGTCGCAATGGAGCTGAAGGATTCACGTGCGAATTTTGCCACGGTACAAGGTGCGACGACTGGCTTCGGGGGGATATTTACCCTTGCGATCGATATCCCGCTATTGATGGGGACATCCCTAAAAGTATTACAAGAGATGGCGCTTGCCTATGGCTATCGACCGGAAGAGAAGAGGGAGCGGCTGTTTGTCGTCAAATGCTTGCAATTTGCTTCATCAGACATCGTAGGGAAAAAAGCGATACTCGCTGAGCTCTCCCGCTTTGATGAACCAAGTGCGCAGAGAGAGGTAATGGCACAATTGCAGGGATGGCGTGAAGTCGTGGTTACGTACACAGAAAACTTCGGGTGGAAAAAGTTATTTCAAATGGTGCCTATCGCGGGTATTTTGTTCGGAGCGTATTTGAATCGCTCAACTGTAAAGGATGTCGCCGAAGCGGGGATGATGCTGTACCGCAAACGGCGCATCCTGGAGCGGCTGCGCGAGATTGAAAAGAGCATGGAGATTACACAGACCACTCCTCAGCAGTAA